A region from the Medicago truncatula cultivar Jemalong A17 chromosome 6, MtrunA17r5.0-ANR, whole genome shotgun sequence genome encodes:
- the LOC11419686 gene encoding ABC transporter B family member 15 has translation MGGGDQKNVYIVKKKKKNGSFKSIFMHADVLDWFFMVFGLIGSIGDGISVPLLLFIAGRLMNSIGSASGASSNNFVHDINKNAVLFLYLACASFVACFLEGYCWTRTGERQAARMRVRYLKAILRQDVAYFDLHITSTSEVITSVSNDSLVIQDVISEKVPNFLMNASMFLGSYIAAFALLWRLAIVGFPFLVLLVIPGFMYGRISMGLARKIREEYNKAGTIAQQAISSIRTVYSFAGESKTIAAFSNALEGSVKLGLKQGLAKGIGIGSNGLVFAVWSLMSYYGSRMVMYHGAKGGTVYSVGISITLGGLAFGTSLSNVKYFSEASAAGERIMEVIKRVPKIDSENMEGEIIEKVLGEVEFNHVEFVYPSRPESVILNDFCLKVPSGKTVALVGGSGSGKSTVVSLLQRFYDPIGGEILLDGVAIHKLQLKWLRSQMGLVSQEPALFATSIKENILFGREDATYEEIVDAAKASNAHNFISLLPQGYDTQVGERGVQMSGGQKQRIAIARAIIKMPKILLLDEATSALDSESERVVQEALDKAAVGRTTIIIAHRLSTIQNADIIAVVQNGLVMEMGSHDSLMQNDNSLYTSLVRLQQTRNDQSDDTPSIMNRDHMEITSSRRLVSHSSSFNSMTHGGDDIVNYNNDVEDTVNNDVAVVDHNNNDHKYNKKRENVEVPSFRRLLAMNGPEWKQACLGCFNAVLFGAIQPVYSFAMGSVISVYFIEDHDEIKKQIRIYGFCFLGLAVISMVINMLQHYSFAYMGEYLTKRVREKMFSKILTFEVGWFDEDQNSTGSVCSRLAKDANVVRSLVGDRLALVVQTISAVVIAFTMGLIIAWKLAIVMIAVQPLIIYCFYTRRVLLKNMSSKAIKAQDQCSKIAAEAVSNLRTINAFSSQDRILKMLEKAQQGPSHESVRQSWFAGIGLACSQCLNYSTWALDFWYGGKLVSQGYISAKALFKTFMILVSTGRVIADAGSMTSDLAKGSDAIGSVFAILDRYTKIKPNDLRGYKAEKLIGIIELFDVHFAYPARPNVMIFQGFSIKIDAGKSTALVGESGSGKSTIIGLIERFYDPLKGIVTIDGRDIKTYNLRSLREHIALVSQEPTLFSGTIRENIAYGAYDDKVDESEIIEASKAASAHDFISSLKDGYDTLCGDRGVQLSGGQKQRIAIARAILKNPEVLLLDEATSALDSQSEKLVQDALERVMVGRTSVVVAHRLSTIQNCDLIAVLDKGIVVEKGTHSNLLSKGPSGAYYSLVSLQRRPNNLISYSSHEIN, from the exons GGTACTTAAAAGCAATTCTAAGACAAGATGTAGCTTACTTTGATTTGCATATTACAAGCACATCAGAAGTCATCACCAGTGTCTCCAATGATAGCCTCGTAATTCAAGATGTTATTAGCGAAAAG GTTCCAAATTTTTTGATGAATGCATCTATGTTCCTTGGAAGCTACATAGCAGCATTTGCATTGTTATGGAGATTGGCAATTGTTGGGTTCCCTTTTTTGGTACTACTAGTGATTCCTGGTTTCATGTATGGAAGAATTTCGATGGGATTGGCTAGAAAAATTAGAGAAGAGTACAATAAAGCCGGTACAATAGCACAACAAGCAATATCTTCAATCAGAACTGTTTATTCCTTTGCAGGAGAAAGCAAAACCATAGCTGCTTTCTCTAATGCTTTGGAAGGATCAGTGAAATTGGGATTGAAACAAGGCTTGGCGAAAGGCATAGGCATAGGAAGCAATGGTCTTGTTTTTGCTGTATGGTCTTTGATGTCATATTATGGTAGCAGAATGGTCATGTATCATGGTGCTAAAGGTGGTACTGTTTATTCAGTTGGAATTTCAATAACACTTGGAGGATT GGCTTTCGGAACTAGTTTATCAAATGTGAAGTACTTCTCAGAAGCAAGTGCAGCAGGAGAAAGAATAATGGAAGTGATAAAAAGAGTTCCAAAGATAGATTCTGAAAACATGGAAGGTGAAATTATAGAGAAAGTCTTGGGGGAAGTTGAGTTCAACCATGTTGAATTTGTGTATCCATCAAGACCAGAAAGTGTGATCTTAAATGATTTTTGCTTGAAGGTTCCATCAGGAAAAACAGTGGCATTGGTAGGAGGAAGTGGTTCAGGAAAATCAACAGTTGTATCACTTTTACAAAGATTTTATGATCCAATTGGTGGAGAGATTCTTCTTGATGGAGTTGCTATTCATAAGTTGCAACTTAAGTGGCTTAGGTCACAAATGGGTTTAGTGAGTCAAGAACCTGCTTTGTTTGCAACAAGCATTAAGGAGAATATACTTTTTGGAAGAGAGGATGCTACATATGAAGAAATTGTGGATGCTGCTAAAGCTTCCAATGCtcataatttcatttcattgttgCCACAAGGATATGATACTCAG GTTGGGGAGAGGGGAGTTCAAATGTCAGGGGGACAAAAGCAAAGAATTGCAATTGCAAGAGCCAtcataaaaatgccaaaaattcTATTGTTAGACGAAGCAACAAGTGCACTCGATTCTGAATCCGAACGAGTCGTCCAAGAAGCTCTAGACAAAGCTGCAGTTGGACGAACCACCATCATCATCGCTCACCGCTTATCTACCATCCAAAATGCAGACATTATTGCGGTCGTTCAAAATGGTCTGGTCATGGAAATGGGATCTCACGATAGCCTCATGCAAAATGACAATTCTCTTTACACATCCCTTGTTCGTCTCCAACAAACTAGAAATGACCAAAGTGATGACACTCCATCTATCATGAATAGAGATCACATGGAAATCACGAGTAGTCGTAGACTTGTGAGTCATTCTAGCTCTTTCAACTCAATGACACACGGTGGTGATGATATCgttaattataacaatgatGTTGAAGATACTGTTAATAATGATGTTGCAGTTGTTGATCACAATAATAATGATCATAAGTATAATAAGAAAAGGGAGAATGTCGAGGTTCCATCGTTTCGAAGGTTGTTGGCCATGAATGGGCCAGAGTGGAAGCAAGCATGTTTGGGTTGTTTTAATGCGGTTTTATTCGGTGCGATTCAACCTGTGTATTCGTTTGCAATGGGGTCGGTTATATCAGTTTATTTTATTGAGGACCACGATGAGATCAAGAAACAAATTAggatttatggtttttgttttctAGGGCTGGCTGTTATTTCAATGGTTATTAATATGCTTCAACATTATAGCTTTGCTTACATGGGAGAGTATTTGACTAAGAGGGTTAGAGAAAAAATGTTTTCTAAGATACTCACATTTGAAGTTGGTTGGTTTGATGAAGATCAAAATTCTACAGGTTCTGTTTGCTCTAGACTTGCCAAAGATGCCAATGTG GTAAGATCTTTGGTGGGTGATAGATTGGCATTAGTAGTACAAACAATTTCAGCGGTGGTAATAGCATTCACAATGGGCCTAATCATTGCATGGAAACTAGCCATTGTTATGATAGCAGTTCAACCACTTATCATTTATTGTTTCTACACAAGGCGTGTCCTTCTTAAGAACATGTCAAGCAAAGCCATCAAGGCTCAAGATCAGTGTAGCAAAATAGCTGCTGAAGCTGTTTCAAATCTAAGAACCATCAATGCTTTTTCATCTCAAGATAGAATTCTCAAAATGCTTGAAAAGGCCCAACAAGGCCCGAGTCATGAAAGTGTTAGACAGTCTTGGTTTGCAGGTATTGGGCTTGCATGTTCACAATGTCTCAATTATTCTACTTGGGCTTTGGACTTTTGGTATGGTGGAAAACTTGTGTCGCAAGGTTATATCTCGGCTAAGGCGttatttaaaacttttatgATTTTGGTAAGTACAGGAAGAGTTATTGCTGATGCCGGTAGCATGACGAGTGATCTTGCTAAAGGCTCTGATGCCATTGGATCAGTTTTTGCAATTCTCGATAGGTATACAAAAATCAAGCCCAATGACTTGAGAGGTTACAAAGCTGAAAAATTAATAGGAATAATTGAACTTTTTGATGTACATTTTGCATATCCGGCTAGACCTAATGTGATGATTTTTCAAGGGTTCTCGATTAAAATTGATGCTGGAAAATCGACAGCTTTGGTAGGGGAAAGTGGTTCTGGAAAATCAACAATCATAGGACTTATTGAAAGATTCTATGATCCACTTAAAGGGATAGTGACAATTGATGGTAGAGACATAAAGACATATAATCTAAGGTCATTAAGGGAACACATTGCACTTGTGAGTCAAGAACCAACATTGTTTAGTGGTACCATAAGGGAAAATATTGCATATGGAGCTTACGATGATAAGGTTGATGAGAGTGAAATTATAGAGGCATCAAAGGCTGCAAGTGCTCATGATTTTATATCAAGCTTAAAAGATGGTTATGATACATTGTGTGGTGATAGAGGAGTTCAACTTAGTGGTGGTCAAAAACAAAGAATTGCAATAGCTAGAGCTATATTGAAGAATCCAGAGGTGTTGCTTTTGGATGAAGCAACAAGTGCACTTGATAGTCAATCTGAGAAATTAGTCCAAGATGCTTTAGAAAGGGTTATGGTTGGAAGGACAAGTGTGGTTGTGGCACATAGGTTGAGTACTATACAAAATTGTGATTTGATTGCTGTTTTGGATAAGGGCATTGTTGTTGAGAAAGGAACACATTCAAATTTATTGTCAAAAGGGCCAAGTGGTGCTTATTACTCTTTGGTAAGTCTGCAAAGAAGACCAAACAATTTAATTTCGTATTCTTCACATGAAATCAACTAA